One part of the Pecten maximus chromosome 9, xPecMax1.1, whole genome shotgun sequence genome encodes these proteins:
- the LOC117334986 gene encoding cyclin-O protein B-like isoform X1, with translation MSAESPPALFPSVSVSLFSYPGGTCPDVIQPGVHSDSASETSSSTSQCNMSTFRTIVSRSSDLPPPESVTSRCVISSSAPVLYLAEHPEGISVSTTLMNYICSEYQDVDVGLFVGEPKDTVTESPRVSTSPDTATENHSLADSGYEESLNLQCLETVLDWKGVSMSPGPAPLYLSSTLLHSPDHRGFGDYLDDIYYHRLSIEYKYQVNNCLEGQREVTPGMRGLLISWMTGVHHQLIMCQDSLFVAVNIVDRILDIMHASRDCLQLLGISSLLIAAKCEEVSPPEITELLSCCTDTYSRDQVKHLERVILNAIKFDLLVPTPQFFLEYFSSCCISLFGGFQSDRLRQSRAHARCVLELSLQDYDLSQVRPSLLALCVWKVAVDLTQCDDGEFIPPGLDFRREDFQNIYSQVRTFSENLKKSFPDVSSICEYYFNVYGAE, from the exons ATGTCAGCCGAGAGTCCGCCTGCGTTGTTTCCCTCTGTATCGGTTTCCCTGTTTTCCTATCCAGGTGGAACGTGTCCCGATGTCATCCAACCTGGCGTTCATTCGGATTCAGCTTCCGAAACTTCATCCTCCACATCACAGTGTAACATGTCCACCTTCAGAACAATCGTCAGTAGAAGTTCAGATCTCCCACCCCCGGAAAGTGTGACGTCACGATGCGTGATTTCTTCCTCGGCGCCCGTTCTTTATCTTGCGGAACACCCCGAGGGTATCTCTGTAAGCACTACACTTATGAACTACATTTGTTCTGAATATCAAGATGTGGATGTTGGACTCTTTGTTGGCGAACCCAAGGATACGGTAACG GAATCCCCAAGGGTGAGTACATCTCCGGATACCGCCACGGAGAACCATAGCCTAGCGGATTCTGGGTATGAAGAGTCCCTCAATCTCCAGTGCCTGGAAACTGTTCTGGACTGGAAGGGCGTGTCCATGAGTCCGGGACCTGCTCCCTTGTATCTGTCATCAACGCTGTTACACAGTCCCGATCATCGCGGCTTTGGGGATTACCTAGACGACATCTACTATCACCGACTAAGTATCGAGTACAAGTACCAAGTCAACAACTGTCTAGAGGGACAAAGAGAG GTGACTCCGGGTATGAGAGGTTTGCTAATAAGCTGGATGACCGGTGTCCATCACCAGCTGATCATGTGCCAGGACAGCTTGTTTGTCGCGGTCAATATCGTTGACCGGATATTAGACATCATGCATGCTTCTAGGGACTGCCTCCAGCTTCTGGGAATCTCGTCGTTACTGATAGCCGCCAAATGT GAGGAGGTCAGCCCACCGGAAATCACCGAGCTCCTGAGCTGCTGTACAGACACGTACTCACGTGACCAGGTTAAGCATCTCGAGAGGGTCATCCTGAACGCCATCAAATTTGATTTACTGGTTCCAACGCCTCAGTTTTTCCTGGAATATTTTTCATCCTGTTGTATCTCTCTGTTCGGAGGATTCCAAAGCGATCGTCTGAG aCAGTCCCGTGCGCATGCACGTTGCGTGCTGGAGCTTTCGCTACAGGATTACGACTTGAGCCAGGTTCGCCCGTCCTTGTTGGCCTTGTGTGTATGGAAGGTGGCCGTAGACCTGACCCAGTGTGATGACGGAGAGTTTATTCCACCTGGACTCGACTTCCGGCGGGAGGATTTCCAAAATATATATTCCCAGGTCCGAACGTTTTctgaaaatttaaagaaaagCTTCCCTGATGTGAGCAGTATTTGTGAATATTATTTCAACGTGTATGGAGCTGAGTAA
- the LOC117334986 gene encoding cyclin-O-like isoform X2 — MSAESPPALFPSVSVSLFSYPGGTCPDVIQPGVHSDSASETSSSTSQCNMSTFRTIVSRSSDLPPPESVTSRCVISSSAPVLYLAEHPEGISESPRVSTSPDTATENHSLADSGYEESLNLQCLETVLDWKGVSMSPGPAPLYLSSTLLHSPDHRGFGDYLDDIYYHRLSIEYKYQVNNCLEGQREVTPGMRGLLISWMTGVHHQLIMCQDSLFVAVNIVDRILDIMHASRDCLQLLGISSLLIAAKCEEVSPPEITELLSCCTDTYSRDQVKHLERVILNAIKFDLLVPTPQFFLEYFSSCCISLFGGFQSDRLRQSRAHARCVLELSLQDYDLSQVRPSLLALCVWKVAVDLTQCDDGEFIPPGLDFRREDFQNIYSQVRTFSENLKKSFPDVSSICEYYFNVYGAE, encoded by the exons ATGTCAGCCGAGAGTCCGCCTGCGTTGTTTCCCTCTGTATCGGTTTCCCTGTTTTCCTATCCAGGTGGAACGTGTCCCGATGTCATCCAACCTGGCGTTCATTCGGATTCAGCTTCCGAAACTTCATCCTCCACATCACAGTGTAACATGTCCACCTTCAGAACAATCGTCAGTAGAAGTTCAGATCTCCCACCCCCGGAAAGTGTGACGTCACGATGCGTGATTTCTTCCTCGGCGCCCGTTCTTTATCTTGCGGAACACCCCGAGGGTATCTCT GAATCCCCAAGGGTGAGTACATCTCCGGATACCGCCACGGAGAACCATAGCCTAGCGGATTCTGGGTATGAAGAGTCCCTCAATCTCCAGTGCCTGGAAACTGTTCTGGACTGGAAGGGCGTGTCCATGAGTCCGGGACCTGCTCCCTTGTATCTGTCATCAACGCTGTTACACAGTCCCGATCATCGCGGCTTTGGGGATTACCTAGACGACATCTACTATCACCGACTAAGTATCGAGTACAAGTACCAAGTCAACAACTGTCTAGAGGGACAAAGAGAG GTGACTCCGGGTATGAGAGGTTTGCTAATAAGCTGGATGACCGGTGTCCATCACCAGCTGATCATGTGCCAGGACAGCTTGTTTGTCGCGGTCAATATCGTTGACCGGATATTAGACATCATGCATGCTTCTAGGGACTGCCTCCAGCTTCTGGGAATCTCGTCGTTACTGATAGCCGCCAAATGT GAGGAGGTCAGCCCACCGGAAATCACCGAGCTCCTGAGCTGCTGTACAGACACGTACTCACGTGACCAGGTTAAGCATCTCGAGAGGGTCATCCTGAACGCCATCAAATTTGATTTACTGGTTCCAACGCCTCAGTTTTTCCTGGAATATTTTTCATCCTGTTGTATCTCTCTGTTCGGAGGATTCCAAAGCGATCGTCTGAG aCAGTCCCGTGCGCATGCACGTTGCGTGCTGGAGCTTTCGCTACAGGATTACGACTTGAGCCAGGTTCGCCCGTCCTTGTTGGCCTTGTGTGTATGGAAGGTGGCCGTAGACCTGACCCAGTGTGATGACGGAGAGTTTATTCCACCTGGACTCGACTTCCGGCGGGAGGATTTCCAAAATATATATTCCCAGGTCCGAACGTTTTctgaaaatttaaagaaaagCTTCCCTGATGTGAGCAGTATTTGTGAATATTATTTCAACGTGTATGGAGCTGAGTAA